A genomic window from Paenibacillus sp. FSL K6-0276 includes:
- a CDS encoding amylo-alpha-1,6-glucosidase, whose protein sequence is MAYSVIKENDLFLITDLSGDISTDSKEGFGLYTKDTRFLSRLALTVNGSKPIVLASEVDRNYVSNIVLTNPDIKNGEKLWRESVEIVRTRFIYKGILYETIGATNFNPQSQRVSIDLEIDADFQDMFVIRGFQDGQVGQKTRARQLASGFSIDYGGVDDVKRSLLVEWIEAPAHVVVSNDGAGITYQLDLEAGQSTSINLFFVPVIDDVYPERHTHAAAIQELQRSYANWEQTSTWVSSNHPFFDRLYRRGLSDIRALLTDLGFGLFPVAGLPWYAVPFGRDSLITALQLLPVHPEIAKGTIMTMARYQGEKSDSWRDEQPGKIMHELRDGELANTNQVPFKPYYGTVDATPLFLILIGEYVKWTDDMVLFEEMIPNIKRALEWIDACGDLDESGFVTYNTKSAKGITNQGWKDSSNSVIHRNGEYAKAPIALAEVQGYVYQAKTTIAELLRTMKPYSNDYKMIAWSSNLIAEAEELAKLFEKGFWVESDQFYALALDGDRKQVETVTSNPGHLLMSGILKPHRAEAVADKLVSKELFSGYGIRTMAEGEKGYNPISYHNGSVWPHDNSLCLMGLNHEGFHKEALTVMEGLLAAGDSFENHRLPELFCGYTADKGAPLRYPVACSPQAWAAATPFVFIEVMLGMRLDYTIRQISLHPVLPVGMDLLSVRSLRLGSGMLDVDVKRRNETCAYHILANTTGWTIGSH, encoded by the coding sequence GTGGCATACAGCGTAATCAAAGAAAACGATTTGTTTCTCATAACGGATTTGTCCGGCGATATATCGACCGATTCCAAGGAAGGCTTCGGTTTATATACGAAAGATACGCGGTTTCTCAGCCGCTTGGCATTGACCGTCAACGGGTCAAAGCCGATCGTGCTTGCTTCTGAGGTTGACCGGAACTATGTCTCGAATATCGTACTTACGAACCCCGATATCAAAAATGGAGAAAAGCTATGGCGCGAATCTGTAGAGATCGTGCGAACGCGATTTATCTATAAGGGCATTCTCTATGAAACGATTGGCGCGACCAACTTCAACCCGCAAAGCCAACGTGTCAGCATCGATCTGGAGATCGATGCCGATTTCCAAGATATGTTTGTTATTCGCGGATTTCAAGACGGCCAGGTCGGACAGAAGACAAGGGCCCGGCAGCTGGCGTCGGGGTTTTCGATCGATTACGGCGGGGTGGACGATGTGAAGCGGTCGCTGCTCGTCGAGTGGATAGAGGCGCCTGCCCATGTTGTCGTTTCGAATGACGGAGCGGGGATTACCTATCAATTGGATTTAGAAGCGGGGCAATCGACGTCGATAAATCTGTTCTTTGTCCCTGTCATCGACGATGTCTACCCCGAGCGCCATACGCATGCTGCCGCCATTCAAGAACTGCAGCGCTCGTATGCGAATTGGGAGCAAACTTCGACATGGGTGAGCAGCAATCATCCGTTTTTCGATCGCCTCTATCGGCGCGGTTTGTCGGATATTAGGGCACTGCTCACGGATCTCGGTTTCGGCTTGTTTCCCGTGGCTGGCTTGCCGTGGTATGCCGTACCGTTCGGACGTGACAGCCTGATCACAGCCTTGCAGCTGCTGCCCGTTCATCCCGAAATCGCCAAGGGCACGATTATGACGATGGCACGATATCAAGGGGAAAAGTCGGATAGCTGGCGCGACGAGCAGCCGGGAAAAATAATGCACGAGCTGCGCGATGGCGAGCTAGCGAATACAAACCAGGTGCCGTTTAAACCGTATTATGGTACGGTTGACGCAACGCCGCTGTTTCTGATCCTGATCGGTGAATATGTCAAATGGACCGACGATATGGTGTTGTTTGAAGAGATGATACCCAACATCAAGCGGGCGCTGGAATGGATCGATGCTTGCGGCGATTTGGATGAAAGCGGCTTTGTGACATATAACACAAAATCCGCCAAAGGTATTACAAATCAAGGGTGGAAGGACTCGTCCAATTCCGTTATACATCGTAACGGAGAATATGCGAAAGCCCCGATCGCCCTCGCCGAAGTGCAAGGTTATGTCTATCAAGCCAAGACAACGATTGCAGAGCTCCTCCGCACGATGAAGCCGTATTCGAACGATTACAAAATGATCGCTTGGTCCAGTAATCTTATCGCTGAAGCCGAAGAACTGGCGAAGTTGTTTGAGAAGGGATTCTGGGTAGAAAGCGACCAATTTTATGCTCTGGCGCTCGATGGCGACAGAAAACAAGTTGAAACTGTTACTTCGAATCCCGGACACCTCCTCATGTCAGGCATTCTGAAACCGCATAGGGCTGAAGCAGTCGCCGACAAGTTGGTATCCAAGGAATTGTTCAGCGGTTACGGGATTCGGACGATGGCAGAGGGGGAGAAAGGCTACAATCCGATCAGCTATCATAACGGAAGCGTTTGGCCGCACGATAACTCGCTGTGTCTTATGGGACTGAATCACGAAGGCTTCCACAAGGAAGCGTTAACCGTTATGGAAGGCTTGCTTGCCGCCGGTGATAGCTTTGAAAATCATCGTCTGCCAGAACTGTTCTGCGGTTATACCGCGGATAAGGGCGCGCCACTTCGTTATCCGGTCGCATGCTCCCCTCAGGCGTGGGCGGCTGCTACACCGTTCGTGTTTATTGAAGTGATGCTCGGCATGCGGCTTGATTATACGATACGGCAAATATCGCTTCATCCCGTGTTGCCGGTAGGAATGGATTTGCTCTCCGTTCGCAGTCTTCGTCTCGGTAGCGGGATGCTGGATGTGGACGTTAAACGCCGCAACGAAACTTGTGCTTATCACATCTTGGCGAATACGACAGGTTGGACAATCGGTTCGCATTAA
- a CDS encoding S-layer homology domain-containing protein → MTKEQLATFLVRILDKDADAKAKAKAALSVGDPTVTDWAKGYVELALKLKLLNNAPNGTFGGNVPADRELLVKGSFQSAKTLEESKPLFVTGGFFETGDKLNLKLTVQIDPKSIDLSKIKINDVPLDPKLDNFELSKDGKTIIIKLHKSLQFDDPSKMPKIDISGLTTLYGNSVKNDERNPIPVTATELLVTKPRSTTPSTTSEPATNQSPSPEPTPSPSPNPSQNPNPDD, encoded by the coding sequence GTGACCAAAGAGCAATTAGCCACATTTTTAGTTCGAATATTGGACAAGGATGCTGATGCAAAAGCAAAGGCAAAGGCTGCCCTAAGTGTTGGCGATCCCACTGTTACCGATTGGGCTAAAGGTTACGTCGAGTTGGCTCTCAAGCTTAAATTACTAAATAACGCTCCGAACGGTACGTTCGGCGGAAATGTGCCAGCAGATCGAGAACTACTTGTTAAAGGATCCTTCCAATCCGCCAAAACGCTCGAAGAGTCTAAACCTCTGTTTGTAACAGGAGGATTCTTTGAGACAGGCGACAAGTTGAATCTGAAATTGACGGTACAGATCGACCCCAAGTCCATCGACCTATCCAAGATTAAAATCAACGACGTACCGCTAGATCCGAAGCTAGACAACTTCGAGTTGTCCAAGGACGGGAAGACGATCATTATCAAGTTACATAAATCTTTACAATTCGATGATCCGTCCAAAATGCCGAAAATCGATATAAGCGGCCTGACAACGCTATACGGAAACTCAGTGAAAAACGATGAGAGGAACCCGATCCCGGTTACGGCAACCGAATTACTAGTCACCAAACCTAGGAGCACTACACCATCGACGACATCGGAGCCTGCGACGAATCAAAGCCCGAGCCCAGAACCTACTCCGAGCCCAAGCCCGAATCCGAGCCAGAATCCAAATCCGGACGATTGA
- a CDS encoding 4-hydroxyphenylacetate 3-hydroxylase N-terminal domain-containing protein, translating into MERVPIKTGNQYIERIDRQNINIWYKGTRIEGPLSKHPAFQSLIQTQAEMYNMQCDERYLTHRPILHLILESQLVYLFFLPKMLKIYNAGEE; encoded by the coding sequence GTGGAACGTGTGCCTATTAAAACGGGTAATCAATACATCGAACGAATCGACCGGCAAAATATCAATATCTGGTATAAAGGAACGCGTATCGAAGGGCCTTTATCCAAACATCCTGCATTTCAAAGTCTCATACAAACACAAGCCGAAATGTATAATATGCAGTGTGATGAGCGTTATTTAACGCATAGACCTATCCTTCACCTGATACTGGAGAGCCAGTTGGTCTATCTTTTCTTCCTCCCAAAAATGCTGAAGATTTACAACGCCGGAGAAGAATGA
- a CDS encoding PilZ domain-containing protein, whose product MSLNRRKEPFRYVLKEPISFEFHILSINGHPTPSKPVSALLYDISRSGCRLAVPLQLHVETNHIRVGMNIVLNEEPLYIEGTLLWGKEDSDKNYYGVRLDIAEADRDLLPRELRMLAGEQKIMVL is encoded by the coding sequence ATGTCGCTAAATCGTAGAAAAGAACCCTTTCGCTATGTGCTAAAAGAGCCTATCTCATTTGAATTTCATATACTTAGTATTAATGGACACCCAACTCCCTCGAAACCCGTCAGTGCATTGCTGTATGACATCAGCCGTTCAGGTTGCCGTCTAGCGGTACCGCTTCAGCTCCATGTGGAAACCAATCATATTAGAGTCGGGATGAATATTGTGCTTAACGAAGAACCATTATACATAGAAGGTACCCTACTTTGGGGTAAAGAAGATTCTGACAAGAACTATTATGGCGTTCGGTTAGACATCGCTGAAGCTGATCGTGATCTGCTCCCTAGAGAACTAAGAATGCTTGCAGGCGAACAAAAGATCATGGTCTTGTAA
- a CDS encoding 4-hydroxyphenylacetate 3-hydroxylase C-terminal domain-containing protein — protein MDTLVIFDRVLIPHDRIFYYGDEIYCGRLFGESHFHTHMAHQIITRYIAKTKFFLGVLESLAEEQNAVLEPYTVLPISRIITFLEIFKALRLASEIGATWRSASQIAPFLHNFTHVALRLEGSTDSSQ, from the coding sequence ATGGATACGCTTGTTATATTTGACCGCGTACTTATCCCCCATGATCGTATATTTTATTACGGAGATGAAATCTACTGTGGCCGATTATTCGGCGAGAGCCACTTCCATACTCATATGGCCCACCAAATTATCACCCGCTATATTGCAAAGACCAAGTTCTTTCTCGGTGTACTAGAGTCTTTGGCGGAAGAACAAAACGCTGTACTTGAACCCTACACTGTTCTACCTATCTCCAGAATAATAACATTTTTAGAAATATTCAAAGCCTTAAGATTGGCATCAGAAATAGGAGCAACCTGGAGATCAGCGTCCCAGATTGCTCCTTTTTTGCATAATTTCACACATGTAGCTCTTAGGTTAGAGGGATCAACAGACTCAAGCCAGTAA